TCGCCCGTCCGATACGCGGCCTGCTCGCTCTTTACGGAGACAGACCAGTGGCTTTTAAGATCGCCGGCGTGAAGTCGGGCCGCCTTAGCGTGGGCTTAAGCGCAAAGGGGTCGCGCCGTCTTAGCGTGCTCTCAGCCGAAAAATATTTCAAACTGCTTGAAAACGCCAATGTTATAGTTAAGGATGAGGTGCGCCTTAAGACGCTGCGCGCCGAGCTGGAGCGGGTTTCTCAAAGGATGAAGCTTGAGGTGGATGTGGACGAGGAACTGCTTCACGAGAATCTCTATCTGATCGAATACCCTGTGTGCGTGGTGGGCGAATACTCGCAGGATTTTCTGAAACTGCCCGCTGAGCTGGTGCACCTGGTGATGAAAAAACAGCTTAAATTTTTTACAGTCTCGGGCTTAAAAGGGCGGGCTTGCCCCGCCCTTTTGGAGCAATCTGCCGGTCCGGGAGATACGGGTGCGGCGGCAGGCCACGCTTCCTGGCCCAAAAGGGCGGGGCTTGAGCCGCATTTTGTCGGTATACGCGACGGTGTGTCAAAGGGGCAGCACAATGTTGAAGCCGGGTTTAAAAATGTGCTTGAGGCGCGGTTCCGGGACGCCGTGTTCTTCTTCTCGCGCGACCTGGCCGTGCCGCTGGAAAGTTTCAATGAGAAACTGAAAAGCGTTACTTTCCAGAAAAAACTCGGCTCGATGCATGACAAAACGGAGCGGGTTAAAAAACTCGCCGTATGGCTTTGCGATAATTGCGGTTTCCCTGTTAATAAGGAAGAGGCCATAAAAGCTTCGGGCTATGTTTACATCGATCTCGTGAGCGACGTGGTCAGGGAATTTACCGAGCTGCAGGGCGCCATGGGCTATTACTACGCAAAAAACTCGGGTCTTAGCGAAACCGCTTCCCGCGCCGTGGGCGAATTTTACTGGCCGCTTTCAGCCAAATCCCCCCTCCCGTCGTCGGCCGAGGGCGCGCTGGTGTCCATGGCCGGAAAGCTGGACACCCTTGCAGCCGACTTCGCGCTTGAAATGATCCCCACGGGCAGCGAAGACCCGCACGCCCTTAAGAGACTCGCCCATGGCATAGCCCGGATCGCGCTTGAAAAAGGCTTTAAGATCAACCTCGCCGCCGCTTTCGAACGGGCTTTGGAATATTTACCGATGCCGCCCGCTTCGTTCGACGCCGCCGCGTTAAAGGCGAAACTGCTTGATTTTACCTGGCAGAGAGCCCAAAGCATTTTTGAGGAGGAGGATTTTAAGTTCGACGAAGTTAAAGCCGTAAGGGAATTTTTCATGAGGGCTGGGGATTTGCCCGATTGCCGCGCCCGCCTGAAAGATATAAACGCCTTCCGCTCAAATTCCGACTTTGCCGCCGTAGCCATGGCTTTCAAGCGGGCAAAAAACATTCTGCGGCAGAGCAAAACCGCTCTTACCGGTTCTCCCGACGAGGGAGCGTTTGAAAAAGAAGAGGAAAAGATCCTTTACCGGGATATCGCGGGCATTTCCGCCAGACTTAAAGAGCATCTGGCTGACCGGAATTACTCGAAAAGCCTGATGGAACTGCTCTCCATCAAAGGCAGCCTGGACAGTTTTTTTGAAAAAGTTATGGTAATGGCCGAGGACCCGAAGATCCGCGATAACCGCCTGAACCTGATAAAATCCCTTGTTTCGCTTTTTGAGGATGTGGCCGATCTGTCGCAGCTGCAATGACGGAAGATATTGTGCGGATAAAATAAAGGCCTATTTTGCGGCGCAAAGCCTTCTTCCGGCGAAAAGTAAAACAGACGGCGGCTCAGCGGTATGTAAGACTGAACCCGCCGAAATCCGCTTCGCTCGGGCTTTTTGTCTGATCGCCGTCGCTCATGATCCCGAAACCGTCAATATCGGGAACGTCAGCCTTGGCGTTTCCGCCCGCTAAATATTTACGGAATTCGAAGGCCGGATCCAGCTCCATAGTGTGCCAATCCCCGGTCCCCTGCCCGCTTTCTACGATGATGGTCTTCTGGGCGTGAAAGATGCCGTGCTTGTAATCGCACACCTTCCCCGGGATGCCTGCCGCGCTCCACACGTACTTGAGTGAGTACGAGTATGCTCCCCGCCTCCAAACCAGATATACCACTGCCGCCGAATCGGTCCTGCCGGCGGCGCATTCGTCGCCGCCGTTGGGCAGCGTCACAGCCCGCCACTTCCAGCGTATCTTCGACACCTTTCCGCGCAGGTTCTTCGGGATGGAGTAGTAGAGCACGGCGGTCTTTAAAGGCCACTTGTAGGCGCTGTGGATGTAAGCGCCATCCGGGTTGTTAATTACCTTGTAGTAGTTGACGGGACCGGAATTCCGCTTGAACACCTTTAACTTGGAAACATTTATTGAAATCTCCCGCGACCCTGGCGCCGGCGCGTTCACGGAAGCTTGGGCGCATACGCACAGGCATATGGCCGACAGCCGGAGAGGGAGCCATCGCCGCCGTATGAAATTGAATTTTTTGCGCGGCATAAAATTGGCTGAACTGCGGTTCCGCTCACTTGCTGTCTGAAAATTTCAACCATATCTCACTAAGGGACTGTTCCATCTGGTAAAGAAAAAATAAGCCTGCAGCCGTTATTATCAGATAACTCAAAATATGTGAGGCTGCGGCATATGCTAAAGCCGTTTCTTTGCTTATTCCCCAGGCCGCGAGTACCGCGCTGACCGCCAGTTCAAAGCTGCCGAAATAACCGGGCATACCGGGTGCGGATGACGCGGCCGCTCCGGTAAAGGAAAGCAGGACGCTTTTTGAAACGGTAACCGTTTTTTCTATCTCAAAAGCCCGCGCCAGCCAGTAATAGTTCAGCGCGTTCATAAACCACTGCAGCAGGGCCAGTGAAAATATGGCGGCCGCGGAGGCCGGCGATTTCAGGGCCTTCAGACCGAGGGTCAGGCTGTTCAGCGTTTTCTCAAGGCCGGGAAATCTTTTAAGGGAAGCGGAAAACCGGCCATGACCGGTATTCGTGGAAAACAACACGGCGGCCGCCGCAAGTACCGCTATGGCCAGCGCCCAAAAAAGACCGTGCCCCGGGATAATTACCATTACGCCGCTTATTTCGGCCGCCGCGGCCGACAGAACGAAAAGCGCCGCCAGGTCCAGCGCCTTCTCGGCGAGTATTGTGGAAAAAACCGTGAATATGTTCGTGCGAAAAAACTCCGCGCCGAAAGCGCCGCGCGATATGTCCCCCAGCCGCAGGGGCAGCACATTATTGAGCGCAAGGCCCGCGGCTTCAAGACGCAAGGCGTCCCAGGGCCGCGCCGGACCGGACGGGGCAAGCAGAAGGCTCCACTTAACCCCCCGGATTATCAGCTCGGAAAGAACGGTAAAAAGGACCAGTATCAGCGGCAGCGGCCTGACACCGCGCATTATGACAGCCAGCGAGTAAAAATCCACCCGCCTGCAGGCCAGCCAGAGCAGGACCGCGCTTATCGCGAGTCCCGCGATTATGCAGAGTTTTTTCTTCATCGCCTTTTATACAGCCGGTATATCTGTTACAATTTAACCCTCATGAAGATCTGGTCAAAGTTCGCTGAATTGTTCGCCACCGACTTTTATCTCGGCTTCCTTCCGGCTAAAATAACCGGCCGGTCCCGGGGCAGCGGCGGCGGCACGCTGGGCACTCTGCTCGGCCTGCTGTTAATCCCCCTGCTGCCGGAAGGCAGGACCGCCTACGCGGTTTTCCTGCTGGCCGCCGCGGCCTTCGCCGTGCTGGTGTCGCATAAGTTCTGCGCGGACTCCGGCGTGGAGGACGACCAGAGGGTTATAATAGACGAGACCATCGGCTACTGGGCGGCTATCGCCTGGCTGCCGCGCGGGTTCTTTACGCTGGTCTGCGCTTTCGCGCTTTTCAGGGCCTTCGACGGCCTGAAGCCCTGGCCCATACGCCAGGCGGATGAATCCGTGGGCGGCGGTTTCGGCGTGGTTCTCGATGACGTACTCGCCGGGATAGCGGCCAACCTGGTCATGCGCGGCCTGATGTTGTTCCTGCCCCTGAGATGGATCTCCTGAAATTTTGCGACCCGTGCGGTCGCTTTTATTTGTAATATTCCACTCCCAGGTGGGTTATAAGCGTCTCGCCCATCAGGTGGCGCAGGTTGTTCTCGAACTTTTCCAACTGCACGAACAGGTCGTTCTCCGGATATACTTCCTTCGCGTGCATCGGGCTCTTGAAGTAGAAAGACAGCCACTCCTGTATGCCGCCGAGGCCCGCGCGTTTGGCCAGATCCATGAACAGTATTAGGTCCAGAGCCAGCGGCGCGGCCAGTATGGAGTCGCGGCAGAGAAAGTCTATCTTGAGCTGCATGGGGTAGCCCAGCCAGCCGAAAATGTCTATGTTGTCCCAGCCTTCCTTGTTGTCTCCGCGCGGCGGATAGTAATTGATAGTCACCTTGTGATACAGGTTCTTGTACAGCTCCGGATATACGCCGGGTGTCAGTATGCTCTCAAGTACCGACAATTTGCTCACCTCTTTCGTTTTGAAAGACTCCGGGTCGTCCAGCACCTCGCCGTCCCTGTTGCCAAGGATATTGGTGGAGAACCAGCCGTTTATGCCGAGGGCTCTCGCCTTCAGGCCGGGAGCTATTATGGTTTTCATCAGCGTCTGTCCGGTCTTGTAGTCGCTGCCGGCCACCGGCACTTTGTTGGCGCGGGCCAGTTCCACCAGCGCCGGTATGTTGCAGCTGAGGTTGGGCGCGCCGTTTATGAAAGGGACGCCGCATTTGATGGCCGCGTAGGCGTAAAGCGTGGAAGGCGAGATGGCCGGATGGTTGGCCTTCATTGCCCGTTCGAACTTGGCCGGCGTTGAGTGCACATCGTTCGGCGGGATGTAGGTTTCGGTGGAGGCGCACCAGATCATTACCGCTCGGTCCAGCGAGTTCTTTTTCTTGAACTCCTTTATATCGTCCATAAGCTGCCGGGCCAGTTCAAATTTGTTATTTGCTTTCTTCACGTTGGGGCCGGTCAGGTTCTTGACGTATTTGCGGTCGAAGGCGGCCTTCATCGGACGTATGGCCGAAAGTTTGTCTTTCAAAGTTTCTATCTGCGGGCGCTCCAGCACTTCGGCTTTCAGCGCCGACTCGTAAAGATTCTCGTCGAAAATGTCCCAGCCGCCGAACACCAGGCTGTCCAGGTCCGCGAGCGGGACAAAATCCTTTATCAGCGGGTTTTTCTTTTCGGTGCGCTTGCCCAGGCGTATTCTGCCCATCTGTGTAAGCGAGCCTATGGGCCGGCCCTGACCGGATTTAACCGCCTCTATGCCGCCTATCAGCGTGGTGGAGATAGCTCCGCATACGCCGGGTATCAGCACCCCCAGTTTTCCTCCGACCGGCGCGATCTTTGTTTTTTTCATTTTACTTTTCTCCTTGTTCGTCCGAAATTATTTTACGCCGGCGTCAGATTTTTGTCCGGCGGAGAGCGTTTTACGCGTATAAAGCACGCGCTGCAGTACGGTGTAGTGCGCGAGCAGCAGCACTATTATCACTCCTATGCGTGAATCTCCGATCAGCGTGAAAAAGGCCAGCGTCACCAGACGCACCAGCCTGTCGCCCACACCCACCGCGCAGGAGTCTATTTCCTTCTCCGCCCGGGCGCGCGCGTACGAAACGGCCGCCGCGCCTATAAGGGCTGCGGCCGTGACGCCTGCCATCAGCGAATCTCCGGTTTTGGCGTAATGGTAGACCAGCGCGGCGAAAACCATACCCTCGGTGTAGCGGTCCACCACGGAATCAAAGAAGCCGCCAAACTTGCTCACCTGTCCCGCGTATTTGGCCAGTAAGCCATCCAGTACGTCGAACAGCCAGGTGAAGATAAGCACCAGCATTCCGGTCCGCAGTCTGCCAGCGGCGATAAAGCAGGCCCCGGCGCACGAGAGGAGACCTCCCAGCAGCGTAATATGGTTGGGACGCACTCCGGCCTTGTTCAATACGACTACCAGCGGCCGCGCGGCGCCGGCCATAAACGGATCAGTTTTTTCTCTTATCATTTTTATGTTTATCCAATTTTTCCAGCAAAATTATCATCGAGGTCTGAAGCAGCATGGCCGCGAAAAAGACGCAGGAAATGCCTATGGCCGCCATTACGGCTATGCTGCGCAGGCCGTAGTGGCTTGCGAACAGCATGGAGCCGAAGCCGATGAAAGTGGTGGTGGCGGACATGAAGACCGCCGGCCCAGTATGCGACATCACGAAGTGTATGGAGCCGGGGCCTTCCTCCGCGTAGCGGCTGTGCACGTATTCGCCGTAGTCGTCGCCCATGCCGAATATCAGCGGCAGCATCAGCACGTTGAAAAAATTGAACTTTATGTGGAATATGGCGAGTATCCCGAATATCCACACAAAGCCGAGCGAGAGAGGCAGCAGCACCAGCGTGACGTTCCTTACATTGCGGTAAGCCAGTATGACCGGGATGGCCGTAAGCAGGAACGCCAGCGGCAGTATAATACGCCCGTCACGCACCACCATGTTGATTATGTCGGAGAAGATTATGGACTCGCTGCAGGGATGCGCGGTCCTGCCGGGTATGCGCAGGTCCCGTATCTCGTCGGAGGACTTCTTCACCAGCGCCGCATCGCTCAGGTTTATCTTCGGGAATATGAAC
The genomic region above belongs to Elusimicrobiota bacterium and contains:
- the glyS gene encoding glycine--tRNA ligase subunit beta; the protein is MTKRDALLEILIENIPARFVTSAEEQMRKYAAELMAEAGLPCDGIEAFGTYKRLTLYITGVPSQTGEKIHKAYGPAARLLKDEKGDFTPQAAGFARSRGTTPDKLAVETVPNKGEVLVFEEKIPGRSAGKALSGIFPKIISKLQFPKNMVWEAERFRFARPIRGLLALYGDRPVAFKIAGVKSGRLSVGLSAKGSRRLSVLSAEKYFKLLENANVIVKDEVRLKTLRAELERVSQRMKLEVDVDEELLHENLYLIEYPVCVVGEYSQDFLKLPAELVHLVMKKQLKFFTVSGLKGRACPALLEQSAGPGDTGAAAGHASWPKRAGLEPHFVGIRDGVSKGQHNVEAGFKNVLEARFRDAVFFFSRDLAVPLESFNEKLKSVTFQKKLGSMHDKTERVKKLAVWLCDNCGFPVNKEEAIKASGYVYIDLVSDVVREFTELQGAMGYYYAKNSGLSETASRAVGEFYWPLSAKSPLPSSAEGALVSMAGKLDTLAADFALEMIPTGSEDPHALKRLAHGIARIALEKGFKINLAAAFERALEYLPMPPASFDAAALKAKLLDFTWQRAQSIFEEEDFKFDEVKAVREFFMRAGDLPDCRARLKDINAFRSNSDFAAVAMAFKRAKNILRQSKTALTGSPDEGAFEKEEEKILYRDIAGISARLKEHLADRNYSKSLMELLSIKGSLDSFFEKVMVMAEDPKIRDNRLNLIKSLVSLFEDVADLSQLQ
- a CDS encoding DUF3047 domain-containing protein; the encoded protein is MPRKKFNFIRRRWLPLRLSAICLCVCAQASVNAPAPGSREISINVSKLKVFKRNSGPVNYYKVINNPDGAYIHSAYKWPLKTAVLYYSIPKNLRGKVSKIRWKWRAVTLPNGGDECAAGRTDSAAVVYLVWRRGAYSYSLKYVWSAAGIPGKVCDYKHGIFHAQKTIIVESGQGTGDWHTMELDPAFEFRKYLAGGNAKADVPDIDGFGIMSDGDQTKSPSEADFGGFSLTYR
- a CDS encoding lysylphosphatidylglycerol synthase transmembrane domain-containing protein, with translation MKKKLCIIAGLAISAVLLWLACRRVDFYSLAVIMRGVRPLPLILVLFTVLSELIIRGVKWSLLLAPSGPARPWDALRLEAAGLALNNVLPLRLGDISRGAFGAEFFRTNIFTVFSTILAEKALDLAALFVLSAAAAEISGVMVIIPGHGLFWALAIAVLAAAAVLFSTNTGHGRFSASLKRFPGLEKTLNSLTLGLKALKSPASAAAIFSLALLQWFMNALNYYWLARAFEIEKTVTVSKSVLLSFTGAAASSAPGMPGYFGSFELAVSAVLAAWGISKETALAYAAASHILSYLIITAAGLFFLYQMEQSLSEIWLKFSDSK
- a CDS encoding phosphatidylglycerophosphatase A; translated protein: MKIWSKFAELFATDFYLGFLPAKITGRSRGSGGGTLGTLLGLLLIPLLPEGRTAYAVFLLAAAAFAVLVSHKFCADSGVEDDQRVIIDETIGYWAAIAWLPRGFFTLVCAFALFRAFDGLKPWPIRQADESVGGGFGVVLDDVLAGIAANLVMRGLMLFLPLRWIS
- a CDS encoding inositol-3-phosphate synthase; amino-acid sequence: MKKTKIAPVGGKLGVLIPGVCGAISTTLIGGIEAVKSGQGRPIGSLTQMGRIRLGKRTEKKNPLIKDFVPLADLDSLVFGGWDIFDENLYESALKAEVLERPQIETLKDKLSAIRPMKAAFDRKYVKNLTGPNVKKANNKFELARQLMDDIKEFKKKNSLDRAVMIWCASTETYIPPNDVHSTPAKFERAMKANHPAISPSTLYAYAAIKCGVPFINGAPNLSCNIPALVELARANKVPVAGSDYKTGQTLMKTIIAPGLKARALGINGWFSTNILGNRDGEVLDDPESFKTKEVSKLSVLESILTPGVYPELYKNLYHKVTINYYPPRGDNKEGWDNIDIFGWLGYPMQLKIDFLCRDSILAAPLALDLILFMDLAKRAGLGGIQEWLSFYFKSPMHAKEVYPENDLFVQLEKFENNLRHLMGETLITHLGVEYYK
- a CDS encoding CDP-alcohol phosphatidyltransferase family protein; the protein is MIREKTDPFMAGAARPLVVVLNKAGVRPNHITLLGGLLSCAGACFIAAGRLRTGMLVLIFTWLFDVLDGLLAKYAGQVSKFGGFFDSVVDRYTEGMVFAALVYHYAKTGDSLMAGVTAAALIGAAAVSYARARAEKEIDSCAVGVGDRLVRLVTLAFFTLIGDSRIGVIIVLLLAHYTVLQRVLYTRKTLSAGQKSDAGVK